GTTTCGCTGCGCTCATGCCCACAAGGTCGGCGTGCTTTGGGCTACGCTATCGCTTCGGTGCTACGCTTCGCTGCGCACCGTGCTGACGCACGCCCTTCGCATGCCTCACGCAAGGGATCTCTGAAACCATCGTTTCTCTGTGTATTATGCAAAGTTTTAGCTTGTAAGTGATTGTACTTCAAGCTTAAACAAGGTAAAGACATGATTGCACAGGTCATCTGCGTGAGGGGCATGGAGCATGCCGTTAGGCAGTACGAAGCGTTAGCGAAGTACCGAAGCGAAGCGCAGTGCGGAATGCCCCGACCCTTGCGTCAGCAAGGGGCACGCCCAAAAAAGTACTAAAACAAAGTTTCTTTTTATTTATTTTGTTTTTCAATGGTAAATATCTATCCTTTGCACGCTTGGCGGTATAATACTGCCCAACTTGGTAACCTAAATAAACTTTGCTCCCCACTTTTTGATGTTATCACACCCGCACAAAGAAAACAACTTTACGAAATTAGTCCCTATAATTCTATCCATATCTCTGTACCTCGTACTACTCCCCAAGATTTACAGTCTATCATCTATCAATGGAAAAGAGATAAAATTATTTTGAAAGATGTATTGCCTTCAATTTACGTGTATTATCAATATTTTTCTTTGCAAGGCAAAATACATGTACGAAAAGGCTTTATCGCCAACTTACAACTTAACGACATTGAAAAAACAGTACTACCTCATGAAAATACTCTACTTGACTCTGTTATAGAACGAACAGAAGTACTGCACTACACCCAAATGAACGTTAGCCCTACTCATGGCTTATATTCAGATCCCCAACATACATTAGAACCTTTGTTAGATAAGTACATGCAAAATCCTATTTATCGCTACGTGGATTATCAAGGTGTAGAAGATAGAATGGCTATTATCCAAGATGCTAAGGATATTATTTTCATCATGAATCACCTTAAAAATAAAAATATCTATTTAGCTGATGGGCATCACAGATATGAGAGTTCCATGCGGTACTACATTCAGCAAAAAAAGAATAATCCATACCATACAGGCAAAGAAGGCTATAACTATCATTTAATGTACTTTACTGCTTTGGAAAGCGAAGGCATACGAATACTCCCTACTCATAGACTGCTTAGGAATGTAGATGAAAAAGCTTTATTACAACAAATTGAACCTTATTTTAACTTGCAGAAAGTAGACAACTCATCTTTACTCTCTTGGCAAATACAAGGTCAAAAACATACCTTTGGGATAATCACTGCACAAGCAAAGTACATTGCTCGGCTAAAAGTGGATATAGAACGAATTATACCTCAAAAAATGAATAGCGTACTGAAAAATTTGGATTACACTTTGCTGCACTACGGTATTTTTGAGAACATTATGGGAATAGACATTGAATCGCAGCGATCTTGGCAAAATCTTTCTTTTTTGCGAGATGAGAAAGTAGTAGCACAAAAAATTCATTTTGGCGAAGCTAATATTGCCTTCATCATGAATAGCGTGTCAAAAGAACAAATGCAACAAGTTTGTGAATCAGGACAAATTATGCCTATGAAATCAACCTATTTTTATCCCAAAGTTATTTGTGGTTTTGTATTTGGTTCTATTGACGAACAAGATAACCAATCTCCGTTTATGACACAATTTCATATAGGCACAAACTTTGCGTAAATATGTTCTTAATGTGTTGGAAGTATGAAAGCAGGTTTTGACGTAGGAAGCACACTAATCAAAGCAGTTTGGCAAGAGGATGGTCAATGGCAGTTTGACAGTACAGCTCATCAGCCTTTGGACGTTTTGTTA
The DNA window shown above is from Bacteroidia bacterium and carries:
- a CDS encoding DUF1015 domain-containing protein, which gives rise to MVNIYPLHAWRYNTAQLGNLNKLCSPLFDVITPAQRKQLYEISPYNSIHISVPRTTPQDLQSIIYQWKRDKIILKDVLPSIYVYYQYFSLQGKIHVRKGFIANLQLNDIEKTVLPHENTLLDSVIERTEVLHYTQMNVSPTHGLYSDPQHTLEPLLDKYMQNPIYRYVDYQGVEDRMAIIQDAKDIIFIMNHLKNKNIYLADGHHRYESSMRYYIQQKKNNPYHTGKEGYNYHLMYFTALESEGIRILPTHRLLRNVDEKALLQQIEPYFNLQKVDNSSLLSWQIQGQKHTFGIITAQAKYIARLKVDIERIIPQKMNSVLKNLDYTLLHYGIFENIMGIDIESQRSWQNLSFLRDEKVVAQKIHFGEANIAFIMNSVSKEQMQQVCESGQIMPMKSTYFYPKVICGFVFGSIDEQDNQSPFMTQFHIGTNFA